The stretch of DNA taaaatggtAGCATGAACTTTGTAGGAGGAgatgcatttggcagatgaccctcgttgaagggttctctcatagactcccatgtttaaaatgacaccgaaatggcctaatatttgaaaaaatggaatgtcctctgtgagatgaacattttgatagttgaatggctgaaatcggtcgatgtatgctgaagatacgctgcgccaagaaacgtacggaagaagaagaaagaaagaaagaaagaaataaagaaagggtgaagaacaagagttcaCCACGATTCCTTTGTTAGTGGGCCAGTGCACTAGAGCAGGGCCTAATGCAAAGCCGTAGGCAGCCTGGTCAAGCCTTTAAAGAGACAGTGTGACAGACACGTTAAACCTGCGATCAGAACATGATCAATAAAAAGTTTGACTGATGATGTACCTCCTTTAACTGTAGCTGAGATTGACCAAGgtctggttgccatggatgATGTCCGCTGAGATAATGACCGGTGAGGAGGTTAGAACGGtgactgacactgatgtgggaACTCCACGGAACGCCAGAGGTGTTTGGGAGCCAGAAGCAGGTATGAGGGCTGAGCGTCGGACCTGAGGAACAAGGAGGTAAAGCactaaaatgcatttaaataagGAGCAAAGTTTAACAGAACTTTAATGTCACATACTTAACTGGCTAATCTCTGGATTTGTTGACAGTTCGTATATGATTCTTTATTGGTTTGCTTGAGGACTAAAACAGAACTGTATCATTACacacattgttttgttgtgcCAAATAGAAATGTGTAATTTTCTTTCATCGTTGACCTCCAGTATGGGATCCCGTTTTACCTCCAGTACCTGGCCCACTGGCCTCAGTACTTCATTGTTGCTGAAGCTCCAGGTGGTGAACTGATGGGCTACAGAAACTCATAGACACCATGTTCCTAACCTTAAAAAGTGTCCTTTCTATTGTAGTAATGGGGGAGGCGGAGGGATCTGTGGCTCATGAGGAGTGGCACGGTCACGTCACCGCTCTGTCTGTCGCTCCAGAGTTCAGGAGGCTTGGCCTGGCTGCCAAACTCATGGAGATGTTGGAGGAACTCTCAGAGAGGTTTGTATCTTTGTAAAGTCTGTACCAgagtatattttattttacagcacaGAGAGTAAAGTACATAAAGGCTGAGATTTACGTTAAATTCTGCATTTTGTATTGTTAAATCTTGTCTCGTAGGAAGGGGGGATTCTTTGTGGATCTGTTTGTGCAACATGAACATGTATAAGCGCCTGGGCTACAGTGTGTACAGGACAGTCATAGAATATTACTCAGCCAGCAATGGAGAACCTGATGAAGATGCAGACGGTGAGTCCATTAGACCTCAGCAAATATTTTCACATACACTCACAATTTctttaaagaaacaggaagtcaatcCTCTTTCTTCAACCTAGATTCTGTGCTGCACTTGGTTTGAGTAGGATATTGAAAAATAACCAGAAGAGGGTGCTGTTGATTCACAACAAACACCTGATAAGGCAAAGACTTTCTTCTTGTCCCTGTAGATATGTCCATCATCCCACTGCCTCATCCCGTCAGACCAGAAGACATCGAATAACAGTAGACGGTGGCTCTCTGACTCTGCTCCCTTCATCCTGACGCTTTCAGGTGGCTGTACATAGTTTAACTGTCACACAGGCTGCTTCCCATTGGCTCGGTGTTTTTATTCAGAGCCACTGTTAAAAATGCCCAGATCATTTGCAAAGTTTAATTTTCTGTAAATTTACAATGAACATTTGTTAAAGAAACGAGCAAGTATGAGTTGAtgtaacaacacaaagaaaacacactaaAGACTGCTCTTAagttttcaaaaacaaacagtagAAAACTAGACAATGACGTCCTCAATACCCCTCTGGTCTCCAAACTTCTTCTCAAACATGGTGTAGTTTTTGAAGAGCTCCTGCGCCTGGTGTTTAGGGATTCTGTCCAAGGCATACTTATAGATGACTCGAACACGCTTAAACTGTGAAAGAACGCACAGTTTGGACATTTTAAAGCCTTGTATTTAGAGGAAAAACATCCAGGCTGCTCTCACCTCTTTCTAACCTCCTCAAACCTGGCAAAGGCCACAAAGAGGTTTTCATCCAAATGTTCCTCACCAAAGAACTCCACTGCCCGCTCAAACACCTTCCTGCTGTGTGCAATGCAGCCATGCCTCTCTTCAAAGTGAGCGTACTTGATCCACTTTTTCACTTCGGGATGAACCATAACAAGTGCAGAGGAGTCAAGGAGCGAAAATGACTAATGCTTCGAGGCAAGGCTTCATCTGACACGCCCCCTCTACTCGGCGCGAGCCTCGAGCCTCGGCTTCATTTGTCCCATCACtagctctaactgacttggagccCTCACTGATTACGTCATCGATACCGtctccctctgcaacagaaggctGGGGGAGCCGTTCCCacggtaacctccacaggtgttcaactgacttggaggcttctctgatgacatcatctaaGATGGCCGCTCCCGTTAACAATGAATTGGCCTCATTtaaaccaatgtaactacactgtgttgatccatacagaggcagacacacacacacacatactcaaccatacaggaacatgcacaactacactcacacacacacacacacacacacacacactttctgtgaaaaatccagaaaaactgc from Parambassis ranga chromosome 22, fParRan2.1, whole genome shotgun sequence encodes:
- the LOC114427646 gene encoding N-alpha-acetyltransferase 20-like gives rise to the protein MRSGTVTSPLCLSLQSSGGLAWLPNSWRCWRNSQRGRGDSLWICLCNMNMYKRLGYSVYRTVIEYYSASNGEPDEDADDMSIIPLPHPVRPEDIE